GCCGCGCAGCCAGATGAACACGAACAGGAACGTCCACACCTTGGCGGTGAACCACAGCATCGGCCACCAGCCGGAGTTCGCGCCCGACCACAGGCTGATCGGGAACGGCGCGTGCCAGCCGCCGAAGAACAGGGTGGTGGCCAGCGCGGACACCGTCGCCATATTGATGTACTCGGCCATCATGAACATGGCGAACTTCAGCGAGGAGTACTCGGTGTGGAAGCCGCCGACCAGCTCGCCCTCGGCCTCGGGAAGGTCGAAGGGGGCGCGGTTGGTCTCACCGACCATGGACACCGCGTAGATCAGGAACGACGGCAGCAGCAGGAAGACGTACCAGGTTCCGTACTGCGCCTTGACGATTCCGGAGGTGGACATGGTGCCCGAGAGCAGGAACACCGCCGCGAAGCACAGCGCCATGGCGATCTCGTAGGAGATCACCTGCGCGGTGGAACGCAGACCGCCCAGCAGCGGGTAGGTCGAACCGGACGCCCAGCCCGCCAGCACGATCCCGTACACGCCGACCGAGGCCATGGCAAGGATGTAGAGCACACCCACCGGCATATCGGTCAGCTGCAGCGGGGTCCGGTGCCCGAACATCGTGACCTGCGGCCCGAACGGGATGACCGCGAACGCCATCACGGCCGGAATCAGCGAGATCACCGGCGCGAGAATGAAGATCGGCTTGTCCACGATGGCCGGAATGATGTCCTCTTTGAGGAGCATCTTCACGCCGTCGGCGATGGACTGCAGGCTACCGCGCGGCCCCACCCGGTTGGGTCCGACGCGCATCTGCATGAACGCCACGATCTTTCGCTCGGCGTACACCGCAAGCATGGGGATCAACAACAAGAAGACGAAGATCCCGAGGGATTTGACGAGGACCAGCCACCACGGGTCGTGGCCGAACATGCCCAGGGTGTTCGCGTCAGGCCCGGAGGAGGCAGCCTGCGTAACCACGGAGGGCCCCGCGAACACCCTTATCAGGTCGAGCTCACTCACAGGTGGTCCTCCCGTCGAATGCGGACGATGTGGCCGGGCGTGGTGCCGAGTTGCACCAGCACGTCGGAGCCCGGCGAGTTCATGGGCAGCCAGACGACGCGGTCGGGCATCTCGGTGACGACCAGCGGCAGGGTGATGTGGCCGTGGTCGTTGCCGACCGTCACCGGATCGCCGGTGGTGACACCGATTTCGGCCGCGGTGTGCGCGGACAGCCGCACCACGGGGGTGCGGGCGGTGCCGGCCAGGTTCGGTTCCCCGTCCTGCAGGCGGCCGCGGTCGATGAGCATGCGCCACGAGGCGAGCACCGCGGTACCGGGATTAGGCTGGGCAAGCGGGCGCGGCGGCTGCACCGGGGTGGCGGCGGCCGGGCCGTCCCACGCCCCGAGGTCGGCCAATTCGGCTCGGGCGCTGGCCGCGTCGGGCAGGCCGAGTCGAATGCCCATCTCCTGGGCGATGGCGTCCAGCACCCGGTATTCGGGCATGGGCGCGGCTTGGCGGCGCACGGTGGAGTCGCGCAGGGCGGCGTCGAACTGACGGTGGCGGCCTTCCCAGGTGAGGAAGGTGCCGGTCTTCTCCATGGCCGAGGCCACCGGGAACACCACATCGGCGCGGTCGCTGATATCGCTGCGGCGCAGCTCCATCGACACCACGAACCCGGCGGCGTCGATGGCCCGCAGGGCCGCGTGCGGATCGGGCATATCGCCGACCTCGACGCCACCGATGAGCAGCGCGCCCAGCGACGGTGCGGCTGCGACGATGCCGGACAGGTCGCGTCCGGGAACTGTCGGGAGTTCGGTGATGCCCCACGCGGCCTGAACCTGGTGGCGTGCACCAGGATCCGTGAGGGGACGACCGCCCGGCAGCAGGTTGGGCAGGGCACCGGCCTCCAGTGCGCCGCGCTCACCGGCACGACGCGGGATCCACGCCAGAGCCGCGCCGGTCTCGTCCGACAGTCGCGCGGCGGCCGACAACCCGCCGGGGATACCGCCGAGGCGTTCCCCGGCCAGGATGATCGCGCCCGGTTCACGCAGCAGCTGCGCGACCTCGCCCAGGCGGGTGTATCCGGCCGTGGTCTCGTCGGTCTGGCCGGTCCGAATCGATTCCAGCACATGCGGTTCCGCGCCGGGCGCGGTGAGCAGGAGAGTGCCCGACATGCGCTGCAGGCCGCGCGTCACATACGGCGCGAGGGAGTAGATCGGGGTGCCGTTGCGGCGGGCGGCCTTGCGCAGCCGCAGGTACACGATCGGCGATTCCTCTTCCGCCTCGAACCCGACCAGCAGGACGAACGGCGCGCGTTCGAGTGCCGCGTAGTCGACCGTGACGCCGCGCCCCGCGATGCGGGCGGCCAGGAATTCGGCCTCCTCACCGGAGTGCTCCCGCGATCGGAAGTCGATGTCGTTGGTGTTCAACGCGACTCGCGCGAACTTCGAGTACGCGTACGCGTCCTCCATGGTGACGCGGCCACCCAGCAGCACCCCCGCCTTGCCGCGCGCGGACGCCAGCCCGCGTGCGGCGACGGTGATCGCCTCCGACCAGGAGGCGGGCTGCAAGGTCCCGTCCTTCCAGTTGCGCACCAATGGCGTGGTGAGCCGGTCGGGTTCGGTGGCGTAGGCGAACGCGAAACGGCCCTTGTCGCAGTTCCATTCCTCGTTGACCTGCGGATCGTCACCGGCCAGCCGGCGCATCACCTTGCCGCGGCGATGGTCGGTGCGCTGGGCGCAGCCCGACGCGCAGTGCTCGCACACCGCCGGGCTGGACACCAGATCGAAGGGCCGGGCACGGAAACGGTAGGTGGAGCCGGTGAGCGCGCCCACCGGGCAGATCTGCACGGTGTTGCCGGAGAAGTAGGAGTCCATCGGCTCCCCGGCGGCGATGCCGACCTGTTGCAGCGCACCGCGATCCATCAGTTCGATGAACGGGTCACCGGCCACCTGCTGCGAGAACCGGGTGCAGCGCGCGCACAGCACACAGCGTTCCCGATCCAGCAGGATCGCCGAGGACAGCGGAATCGGCTTCGGGTAGGTGCGCTTCTCCCCGTCGAAGCGGGATTCGGCGCGGCCGTTGGACATGGCCTGGTTCTGCAGCGGGCACTCGCCGCCCTTGTCGCACACCGGGCAGTCGAGCGGGTGATTGATGAGCAGCAGCTCCATCACCCCCTCCTGCGCCTTGGCGGCGACCGGAGAGGACAGCTGCGTGTGAATCACCATGCCCTCGGCCACGGTCTGCGTGCACGACGCGACGGGCTTGCGCTGGCCCTCGATATCGACCAGGCACTGCCGGCAGGCACCGACCGGATCCAGCAGCGGATGGTCGCAGAAACGTGGGATCTGGGTGCCGATGAGTTCGGCGGCCCGGATCACCAGCGTCCCCGGCGGGACGGAGACCGTTGTGCCGTCGATGGTTACGGTCACCAGGTCAGCGGGTGCCACCCCGCCGCTGGTACTGGAGTTAGCGATGGCGGTCATCGGATACTCGGTGCTGAGGTCTGCTCGCGAATGCGAGACATACAGCACCAGCCTCCTTCCGAGCGTTCTCGAGTAAGGGAAGTCTGTCGGTGGGGTCCGCTAGGCTTTTGTCTATGGAGGAGGTGGTGGGGTACAGCTACCGATTGCGACCGGGGCGCGACGCCGAGTCTGCGTTGTTTCAGGAGTGGCATCGCTGCCGCTTTCTGTGGAATGAGGCTGTCCACCAGTACAAGTCGGGCCGAAAGCCCACCTTCTCCACATTGAGCAAGCTTCTGACCTCCGCTCGCGCACGGTGTCAATGGCTCCGCGAAGGGTCCCAAGTAGCCCAACAGCAGATGCTGCGTACCTTTGCGCTCGCTCTCGACCACTCGTTTACGGCCAAGAACCGCCGAGGGCGCCCTAAACGCAAAGCGCGGAAGACGGCACACCCGTCTTTGGAATACACCAAGCGAGGGTCCAGTATCCGTGACCGACGATTGATACTGGCGAAGGGTCTGAGCATCCCGGTCGTCTGGTCGAGGGAGTTGCCGAGCGAACCTACGAGTGTGCGTGTCACCCATGACTCGCTTGGGCATTGGTATGCCACCTTCATTGTTCGTCGGACTGTTGAACCTCTTCCATCGACTGGCGCCGGAATCGGGATCGACTGGGGCGTCACCTGCACTGCCACCACCACCGATCCGGCGTTTGATCTGCCCCACCTTGGACACCGCAGCCGTTGTGCTGCGGAGCTGGCCCGAGCACAACGAAAGATGGCTCGACGCCGACGCGGCAAGATGGGACCCCAGTCCCGGGGTTTCCAGCGCGCCGCACATCAGGTGGCGAAGTTGAACAAACGAGCAGCCCGGCAGACGCGGCACGAGTCGCGTGTCTGGGCAAAAAAGGTTGTCAGTAAACATGACCTGATTGCCGTGGAGGACTTCCGTCCAGGCTTCTTGGCTAAGTCCACCATGGCCCGAAAAGCCGCGGACGCGGCAATTGGTGCAGCGAAAAATGAACTCATCGATCGTGGCATGCGGGCTGGCCGAAAGGTGGTGGTAGTTCAGCCCGCTTACACGACCATGACGTGTTCGAGTTGTTTTGCGAGAGCCAAGCAGCAACTTGGACTCGGAGAACGAACGTTCCAATGCCGCGAGTGTGGATACATGAGCGGTCGGGATCGAAACGCTGCCAGAGTGGTTCTGGCTGTGGCGGAACGCGGCCACACACGTGTTGATGACGTTAGCCAATCGGATCACCTCCTTCGGGCGGATGGTGCGGTTGCGGTCTGAGCGTGGAATCCCCCGTCTAGGCGGGGGAGGCGTTAACGCGCTCCTTCAGCCCAGAAGGTGGACCGGGCCGGATCGAACGGGCAGGCGCCGAGGCGGATGTGCTCGGCGTACTCGTCGCGGAAGTATTTGAGAGAGGAGAAGATCGGGCTGGCCGCACCGTCACCCAACGCGCAGAACGATTTGCCGTTGATGTTGTCGGCGATATCGGCGAGCTTGTCCAGATCGGTCTCGTGGCCCTGGCCGTTCTCCAGCCGCTGCAGCAGCTGGACCAGCCAGTAGGTGCCCTCTCGGCACGGCGTGCACTTGCCACACGATTCGTGCGCGTAGAACTCGGTCCAGCGCAGTACTGCGCGCACGACACATGTGGTGTCGTCGAAGATCTGCAGCGCCTTGGTGCCGAGCATGGAGCCCGCCGCCGACACGCCTTCGTAGTCGAGAGCGACATCGAGGTGCTCGTCGGTGAAGATCGGGGTGGACGAGCCGCCCGGGGTCCAGAACTTCAAGGTGTGGCCCTTGCGGACGCCGCCCGCGTAGGTCAGCAACTCCCGCAACGTGATTCCCAGGGGCGCTTCGTACTGACCCGGTCGGGTCACGTGACCCGACAGCGAGTACAGGGTGAACCCCGGCGATTTCTCGGTGCCGAAGGACCGGAACCACTCCACGCCATTGGCGATGATGGACGGCACGGACGCAATGGATTCCACATTGTTGACCACGGTCGGGCAGGCGTAGAGGCCCGCCACGGCCGGGAACGGCGGACGCAGCCGCGGCTGACCGCGCCGGCCCTCCAGGGAATCCAGCAGCGCGGTCTCCTCACCGCAGATGTACGCGCCCGCCCCGGCGTGCACCACGATCTCCAGATCGAAACCGGAGCCCTGGATGTTCGTGCCGAGATAGCCCGCGGCGTACGCCTGCCCGACCGCGGCCTGCAACCGGCGCAGCACATTCACGACTTCGCCCCGCACGTAGATGAAGGCGTGCGAGGCGCGAATGGCGTAGGCGGCGATGATGACCCCCTCGATGAGGGTGTGCGGCGTCGCCAGCATGAGCGGAATGTCCTTGCATGTCCCGGGTTCCGACTCGTCGGCATTGACCACCAGGTAGTGCGGCTTGACCGGCGCGCCGTCGGGCCCGGGACCCTGTGGGATGAAACCCCATTTCATGCCCGTCGGGAAGCCCGCGCCGCCGCGACCGCGCAGACCGGAGTCCTTGACGGTCGCGATGACCTCGTCGGGCTGCATGCGCAGCGCCTTGGGCAGCGCCTGGTAGCCGCCCTGGCGGCGGTAGGCCGCCAGGGTCCAGCCCTCGGGATCCGCCCAGTGTTTCGAGAGGACGGGTGTCAGAGCAGGCCGTTGGGAGGTATGGCCGTTCGTCACTGAGCGCCTCCGGTCGAATCCTGTTCGGCGACATGCAGACCGGCGAGGGTGGCGGGCCCGGCGGCGCCGTCGGTGGCGCCGGGACGCTGATCCTCGTAACCGGCCAGAATGCGGGCGGTCTCCCGGAAGGTGCACAGCGGGATGCCGCTGCGCGACCCGGTGACCTGTTCGCCGCGGCGCAGCGAATCCACCAGGCCCTTGGCCGATTCCGGGGTCTGGTTGTCGAAGAACTCCCAGTTGACCATCACCACCGGCGCGTAGTCGCAGGCGGCGTTGCATTCGATGTGCTCGAGGGTGACCGCGCCGTCGGCGGTGGTCTCCCCGTGCTTGATCCCCAAGTGCTGCTTGAGTTCCGCGAGGATCTGATCGCCGCCCATCACCGCACACAGGGTGTTGGTGCAGACGCCGACGTGATAGTCACCGGTCGGCAGGCGCCGGTACATCGAATAGAACGTCGCCACCGCGGTGACCTCGGCGTCGGTCAATCCCAGCTGCTCGGCGCAGAATTCGATGCCGGTGCCCGAGACGTACCCCTCCACCGATTGCACGAGGTGCAAAAGGGGAAGCAGTGCCGAACGCGAATGCGGATAGCGCTCGATGATCTCCTGAGCCTCGACGTGCAGCCGGTCGCGCACCTGCTCCGGATAGGGGATGGGCCGCGTGGTCAGGTTGAGCAGGATCTCGGTCATCGGTCGACACCACCCATCACCGGGTCGATGGAGGCGACCGAGGCGATCACGTCGGCCACCAGGCCGCCCTCGCACATGGCCGCCACCGCTTGCAGATTCGTGAACGACGGGTCGCGGTAGTGGACCCGATACGGCCGGGTGCCGCCGTCGCTGACCATGTGCACGCCCAGCTCGCCGCGCGGCGACTCGACGGCCACGTATACCTGGCCGGGCGGCACCCGCAGGCCCTCGGTCACCAGTTTGAAGTGGTGGATGAGCGCTTCCATGGAGGTGCCCATGATCTTGCCGATGTGCGCGGGGGAGTTGCCGAGCCCGTCCGGCCCGAGCTGCAAATCGGCAGGCCATGCAATTTTCTTGTCCTCCACCATGACCGGGCCCGGCCGCAGCTTGTCGAGGCACTGCTCGACGATCTTGACCGATTCCTTCATCTCGTTAACGCGGATGAGGTAGCGGCCGTAGCAGTCGCAGCCGGTGTCGACCTGCACGTCGAATTCGTAGTTCTCGTAACCGCAGTACGGCTGGGACTTGCGCAGATCGTGCGGCAGGCCGGTGGCGCGCAGCACCGGTCCGGTGATGCCGAGCGCCATGCAGCCGGTCAGATCCAGGTAGCCGACATTGCGGGTGCGGGCCTTCCAGATGGGGTTCTCGTTGAGCAGCAGTTCCATATCGCGCAGGCGTTTGGGCAGCAGGTCCAGCAGTTCGCGGACCTTCTGCACGCCGTCGTCCGGGAGGTCCTGGGCGACGCCGCCGGGGCGGATGTAGGCGTGGTTCATGCGCAGACCGGTGATGGTCTCGAACACGTCCAGGATCAGTTCGCGTTCGCGGAAGCCGAACAGCATCGGGGTCAGCGCCCCCAGTTCCATGCCGCCGGTGGCCAGCGCCACCAGGTGCGAGGAGATGCGGTTGAGTTCCATGAGCATGACGCGAATGACGTTGGCGCGCTCGGGAATATCGTCGGTGATGTCGAGCAGCCGTTCCACGCCCAGGCAGTACGCCGTCTCGTTGAAGAACGGCGACAGGTAGTCCATGCGGGTGACGAAGGTCGTGCCCTGCACCCACGGCCGGTATTCGAGGTTCTTCTCGATGCCGGTGTGCAGATAGCCGATGCCGCAGCGGGCCTCGGTGACGGTTTCGCCCTCGATTTCGAGAATGAGCCGCAGCACCCCGTGGGTGGAGGGGTGCTGCGGTCCCATGTTCACGACGATGCGTTCCTCGGCGGCCCCGTCGAGGGCATTGCGAATCTCGTCCCAGTCGTTGCCGACCACGGTGACCGCGCGTTCGGGGCGTTCCGCGGTGGCGGGCTGGGACTTGCTCGGTTCATTTTCAAAGATGCCGATGTCGTTCATCAGGAGTACGACCTCCGCTCATCGGGCGGCGGGATGCGCGCGCCCTTGTATTCGACCGGGATTCCGCCGAGCGGATAGTCCTTGCGCTGCGGGTGGCCACGCCAGTCGTCGGGCATGGCGATACGGGTCAGCGAGGGGTGACCGTCGAACAGGATGCCGAAGAAGTCGTAGGTCTCCCGCTCGTGCCAGTCGTTGGTCGGGTAGACCGAATACAGCGACGGAATGTGCGGATCCGCGTCCGGCGCAGACACTTCCAGCCGCACCCGGCGGTTGTGGGTGATGGAGTTCAGGTGATACAGCGCGTGCAGTTCGCGCCCGGTGTCCTCGGGGTAGTGCGCCCCGCTCACCCCCAGGCACAGCTCGAACCGCAGGGCTTCGTTGTCGCGCAACGTCTTCGCCACCCGCACCAGATGCTCACGGCGCACGTGCAGGGTCAGCTCACCCCGGAAGACGACGATCTTCTCGATCGCCTCCTCGAATCCCTTGGCCAGCGCCAGGCGCAGGTGCGCGATGATCTCGTCGAAGACGGGGCCGTAGGGCGGAGGCGTGGAGCCGGGCATGTTGATGGTGCGCACCAACCGGCCGTAGCCGGAGGTGTCGCCGGTGCCCTTGACCCCGAACATGCCGGTGCGCACGCCGATCACTTCGTCGGCGGGCGCTGGCGGCTCGGCGGATTCGGTTGTCGCCTGGGTGTTTTCGTCAGGTTCCACGGCCGCCTCCGGTGGGCTTTCCGTGCCGGCGGGTGCATCGAAGGTCATCGCAGCAGCCCCTTCAGCTGAATGGTCGGGGTGCTGGCGAGCGCGGCGGCCTCGGCGGCGCGCACGGCTTCTTCGCGGTTGACGCCGAGCGGCATCTCCTGAATCTTCTCGTGCAGCTTCAGGATCGCGTTCAACAGCATCTCCGGCCGCGGGGGGCAGCCGGGCAGGTAGATGTCGACCGGCACGATGTGGTCGACGCCCTGCACGATGGCGTAGTTGTTGAACATGCCGCCCGAGGATGCGCAGACGCCCATGGCCAGCACCCATTTCGGTTCGGTCATCTGGTCGTAGACCTGGCGCAGCACCGGGGCCATCTTCTGGCTCACCCGGCCCGCCACGATCATCAGATCGGCCTGGCGGGGGGAGGCGCGGAACGCCTCCATACCGAAGCGGGCGATATCGAATCGCCCGCCACCCGTGGCCATCATCTCGATCGCGCAGCACGCCAAGCCGAACGTCGCCGGCCACAGCGAACTCTTGCGCAGATAGCCGGCCAAATCTTCCACCGTGCTCAGCAGAAAGCCGCTGGGCAGTTTCTCCTCGAGACCCATGTCGGACTACATCTCCCGGATCGGGACGCCCCGGACAGTGCGCGGCGTCTTGTGTGAATTGGCTTGCGCGCCAATCAATCCCAGCTGAGCCCGCCACGCCGCCATTCGTAGGCGTAGGCGACCGAGACGTTGAAGACGAACAACGCCATCGCCGCCAGTCCGAACACTCCGAGCGCATCGAAGTGCACGGCCCACGGGTAGAGGAACACGATCTCGATGTCGAAGATGATGAACAGCATGGCGGTGAGGTAGTACTTCACCGGAAAGCGTTGGCCGGCAGCATTTCCCGGCCCGCCGCCGACGGCGTGCGGGGTCGGTTCGATACCGCACTCATAGGCTTCGAGCTTGGCCCGGTTGTAGCGTTTGGGGCCGATGAGGGCCGCCAGGAAAATCGAGAACACCCCGAACGCGGCGGCGACCGCGCCGAGGACAAGGGTCGGCACTTCTATGTTCACAACAGAACTACCCCTCCTGCGAGCTGGACAACGCATGACGGATGGCAGCAGCGAGTGAGGCGGCGGCGTCGTTGATACCGATGTCATTGATACCGGAGCCCGCGCTCGTGTGAGCTACGGCACAGATTACAACCCGGACCAGAAGATACATGACGATTCGCGATTGCGTTTGATCGAATTCGGAACGGTCTTTTATGACCGAATCGACGCAATCGCGGATGTCACGTGACAGGGAAACGCGCTGATCACAGCGCGGTGCGAGATCGGCCGAAGATCAGGCCGGAGAGCTTTGGCGGACGAGCCGCGCGGCGGCGGGATTCAGGCCGCGAAGCTATTACCGAGCACACCGAGCACGGCGTCGGTGAGGCGGATCGGGTCGATGGGATGCGAGACCGCGGCCTCGGCCCGCGACCAGTTCGCCAGCCAGGCATCGTCGGGGCGACCGGTCACCACCACAATCGGTGGGCAGTCGGCGATTTCGTCCTTGAGCTGCTTGGCCAGGCCGAGCCCGCCCGTGGGGGCCGATTCGCCGTCGAGGATCAGCAGATCCAGGCCGCCGGCGTCCATGCGCTCGACCACGACCGGCCCGGTCGCCACCTCGTGATACTCGATGGGCGGCAGGTCCGGGTGCGGTCGTCTGCCCAGCGCCACCATGATCTGGCTGCGGGTATCGGCATCATTGCTGTAGACGAGGACCCGCACGGCGGCGGGACGTTTCGCATCGGCGGCCACGTTCCGCATGCTACGTGCCTGGTGGGGGCGCGCGGGGCAGCTTCGCCCGAACTCGCGCGCGCGTCGCGGATTCGCCTGTCGCACAACACGGTGATGCGGGGTTATCGGTGAGCCGCGTCCGGTAGGGTCCCGCGGACGAGGGGAGATGACATGGCGAGGCGACCATTCGGGCATGACTCACCCGATCATCCGGTCCTGAATCTCGCGGTGACGCGGCCTCCCGGGTCCGACGCCGCGCATGGTTCTGGAACACCGTGGCGAAACCGGGCTTCCAGCCGAGTGATGCGGCGATGTCGGCATGGCGCGCAAACCTGCGGCGACTGCCACCGGCTAGCGTCGGAGGTTCATCGAGTGAAGGAGAGCGCATGCCTGCCGAATCCGTGGACGTCGTGGTGGTCGGGATGGGCCCCGGCGGTGAGGACGTCGCCACCCGGCTGGCGAAGGCCGGACTGTCGGTGGTGGGTGTCGAGGGGCGGCTGGTCGGCGGCGAATGCCCCTACTACGCCTGTGTTCCCACCAAGATGATGGTGCGGGCCGCGGGTGCGCTGGCCGAGGCGCGGCGGGTCGGCGAACTCGCGGGAACCGCGGCGGTGCAGCCGGATTGGGGGCCGGTGGCGGCCCGGATCCGCGACGAGGCGACCGACGATTGGGACGATGCGGCGGCGGTGGAGCGCTTCGAGAAGGCGGGCGGGCGCTTCGTGCGCGGCTGGGGGCGGATCAGCGCTCCCGGTGAGGTGACGGTGGCGACCGGCGACGGCGAGCGAGTGTTCGCCGCCGGGCGGGCGATCGTGCTGAATCCGGGGACGGCTCCGGCGATTCCGTCGCTGGACGGGCTGGAAGGCACGCCGTACTGGACCAATCGGGACGCGGTGCCCGCTACCGAGGTGCCGGAGTCGTTGATCGTGCTCGGCGGCGGACCGGTCGGTGTGGAATTCGCGCAGATCTTCGCGCGGTTCGGGGCGCGGGTGACCGTCGTGGGACGGCTGGTGCCGCGAGACGAGCCGGAAGCCGGACGGTTGCTGGCGGACGTGTTCGCGCGCGAGGGCATCGAGGTGCGCAGCGGTGCGCATGGAACGGCGGTGCGCTACGACGGGCAGGAGTTCGCGCTCGAACTCGACAGTGGCGAGACCGTGCGGGCGGCACGGCTGCTGGTTGCGACGGGACGTCGGACCGATCTGGCGGCGTTGGGAATCGGGGCGGTCGGACTCGACGAGAACGCGAAGTCAATCCCCGTGGACAACCGGATGCGAGCCGCCGACGGCGTGTGGGCCATCGGAGACGTCACCGGAGCCGGGGCGTTCACGCACGTGTCGATGTATCAGGCGCGCATCGCGGCGCAGGACATTCTCGGCGACGGCGACGAGGTCGCCGCCTACCATGCGGTACCACGCGTGACCTTCACCGATCCGGAGATCGGGGCGGTCGGTATGACAGAGGAGCAGGCCCGCGCCGCCGGGCTGAACGTCCGGATCGGATACACCGAAGTGCCCGCCTCCGTACGTGGTTGGATCCACAAAACGGACAACGACGGGTTCATCAAAGTCGTCGAGGACGCCGCACGCGGGGTGCTCGTCGGCGCGACCTCGGCGGGGCCGCAGGGCGGCGAAGTATTGAGCGCGCTGGCTGTCGCCGTGCATGCCGAAGTCCCGACCGCGACGTTGCGGCAGATGATCCTCGCCTACCCGACCTTCCATCGCGCCGTCGAATCCGCGCTCGATTCCCTCACCGGAAGTTAGGCATCGGGGCGTAAATCGTTGCTGGTCACGCTCGGGCATCGGGGTCATTCTGATAGCCGTAGATAGTCCCGAGCGTTGGGCGGTGGGCATGCGAATCTCGGAAATTCTGCGCCGTAAGGGCAGCGGCGTCGTCACGATTGCACCGGATGCCACGGTGCGCGAACTGCTGGCAGTGCTGTCGGCACACAATGTGGGCGCGGTGATCGTCTCGGCCGACGGCGTCGCGCTATCCGGCATCGCCTCGGAACGAGATGTGGTGCGCCGCCTGCATACGAGGGGCGCGGCCCTGCTCGACGAGCCGGTGTCCTCGATCATGACCGCGGCCGTGCACACCTGCCGGCCCGACGACGATGTCGAAACCCTCAACGCCACCATGACCGAACATCGCATCCGGCATCTGCCGGTGGTGCGGGACGGGCGGATGGTCGGCATCGTCAGCATCGGCGACGTGGTCAAAAGCCAGATCTCCGAGCTGGAGACCGAGCGAGAGGCGCTGGTGCGCTACCTCCACGGTTAACATCCCACTGTGGAATCCGAAATATCAACGCCCGAGGACACTCTCGCCGATTTCACCGCGCGAGTGATCAGCCTCGAAGGCGACGACAAGACCGTGTACGTCGCAGGGGCCGGGCCGGCGGTGATCGTCATGCCGGAAATGCCCGGCATCAGCCCGGATGTGCTGCGGTTCGCGCGCTGGGTCCGCGACGCCGGGTTCACCGTCTACGTGCCGTCGCTGTTCGGGGTCGATGGGGCGTATCCGACCGCGGAACTGGGGGACCGGGTCTCGCGGAAGGCGTGTGTCAGCAAGGAGTTCCGGGCCTTCGCCGGGGGCGGGACCAGTCCGGTTGCCGTGTGGTTGCGGGCGCTGGCTCGACTCGCGCATGGCGAATCGGCCGGGCCGGGCGTGGGTGCGGTCGGGATGTGCTTCACCGGGAACTTCGCGTTGACCATGACGCTCGAACCGGCGGTCATCGCGCCGGTGATCAATCATCCCTCGCTGCCGCTCGACGATCCGGCCGGGCTCGAGCTGTCGCCCGAGGACGCGACCGCGATCGCGGAGCGTTTCGAGCGTGACGATCTGCGCGCGCTCGCCTATCGGTTCGACAACGACAAATGGTGCACCGGACAGCGTTTCGCCGCGTATACGCAGTTGCTCGGCGACCGGTTCGACGGGCGGGTGCTCTCCGGTGAGCACGCGAATCCGACGCCGCCGCCGTTCTTCGCGCAGATCGTGCAGACCCCGCACAGTGTCGTCACCGCGCACCTCGTCGACGAGGACGGCCACCCCACCATTCAGGCGCG
This sequence is a window from Nocardia yunnanensis. Protein-coding genes within it:
- a CDS encoding dihydrolipoyl dehydrogenase family protein, which encodes MPAESVDVVVVGMGPGGEDVATRLAKAGLSVVGVEGRLVGGECPYYACVPTKMMVRAAGALAEARRVGELAGTAAVQPDWGPVAARIRDEATDDWDDAAAVERFEKAGGRFVRGWGRISAPGEVTVATGDGERVFAAGRAIVLNPGTAPAIPSLDGLEGTPYWTNRDAVPATEVPESLIVLGGGPVGVEFAQIFARFGARVTVVGRLVPRDEPEAGRLLADVFAREGIEVRSGAHGTAVRYDGQEFALELDSGETVRAARLLVATGRRTDLAALGIGAVGLDENAKSIPVDNRMRAADGVWAIGDVTGAGAFTHVSMYQARIAAQDILGDGDEVAAYHAVPRVTFTDPEIGAVGMTEEQARAAGLNVRIGYTEVPASVRGWIHKTDNDGFIKVVEDAARGVLVGATSAGPQGGEVLSALAVAVHAEVPTATLRQMILAYPTFHRAVESALDSLTGS
- a CDS encoding CBS domain-containing protein, giving the protein MRISEILRRKGSGVVTIAPDATVRELLAVLSAHNVGAVIVSADGVALSGIASERDVVRRLHTRGAALLDEPVSSIMTAAVHTCRPDDDVETLNATMTEHRIRHLPVVRDGRMVGIVSIGDVVKSQISELETEREALVRYLHG
- a CDS encoding dienelactone hydrolase family protein produces the protein MESEISTPEDTLADFTARVISLEGDDKTVYVAGAGPAVIVMPEMPGISPDVLRFARWVRDAGFTVYVPSLFGVDGAYPTAELGDRVSRKACVSKEFRAFAGGGTSPVAVWLRALARLAHGESAGPGVGAVGMCFTGNFALTMTLEPAVIAPVINHPSLPLDDPAGLELSPEDATAIAERFERDDLRALAYRFDNDKWCTGQRFAAYTQLLGDRFDGRVLSGEHANPTPPPFFAQIVQTPHSVVTAHLVDEDGHPTIQARDEILAYLRDRLHPA